TGGTGAATATCTCATAAATGCTCAAGGAGAGGATGTAGTTGCAGGAATAAGAACACCTCAACCTATAACAAAGCTAAAAGAAGACCTTCCAGAGTGTTATTCTCAATTTATGAGTATAGCGAATAAACTTGAAAATCATTATAAAGATATGCAGGATATGGAGTTTACTATAGAGCAGGGGAAATTATATTTCCTTCAGACAAGAAACGGTAAGAGAACAGCTCAAGCTGCACTTAGAATAGCAGTAAATATGGTAGATGAAGGTCTCATCACTAAAGAAGAGGCTATACTTAAAGTTGAACCTAAACAGCTTGACACACTATTGCATCCAAACTTTGATAGTGATGAATTGAAACGGGCAACTGTGATAGCAAATGGACTCCCTGCATCACCAGGAGCAGCTTGTGGTAAAATATATTTTACAGCAGATGATGCTAAGAAACATCATGATCAAGGTGAAAAGGTAATACTTGTAAGGCTAGAGACTTCCCCAGAAGACATAGAAGGAATGGCGGCTTCTGAAGGAATACTTACAGTTAGAGGAGGTATGACATCTCATGCAGCTGTTGTAGCAAGAGGTATGGGAACGTGCTGTGTAGCTGGATGTGGGGATCTTGTTGTAAGTGAAAAGGAAAAGCTTTTCAAAAGATTAGATAAGGTTTATAAAGAAGGGGATTACATATCTTTAGATGGAAGTACTGGAAATGTATATGGAGAGCCTATAAAGACTGTAGCACCAGAAATATCAGGAGATTTTGGAATCTTCATGGGATGGGCTGATAGTATAAGGAAGTTGGGAGTTAGAACAAATGCAGATACACCAAGAGATGCAAATCAGGCTATTAGTTTTGGTGCCGAAGGAATAGGACTTTGTCGAACAGAGCATATGTTCTTTGATGAAGATAGAATACCGGAAATGAGAGAAATGATAGTTTCAAAAACAGAAGATCAGAGGAGAAAGGCTTTAAATAAATTACTACCAAGACAAAAGAAAGATTTTATTGGAATGTATGAGGCAATGGAAGGAAAACCTGTTACAATTAGATTTTTGGATCCACCACTTCATGAATTTCTACCTACTGAAACTGATGATGTAGAGTCTTTAGCTAATGAAATGGGAGTAAGTTTTCAAGAGTTAAAAGATACTATAGATTCTCTACATGAATTTAATCCTATGATGGGACATAGAGGATGTAGGCTTACTGTTTCATATCCAGAAATAGCTGAAATGCAAACAAGGGCTATTATAGAAGCAGCTATAGATGTTAAGAAGAGAAAAGGGTATGATATAGTTCCAGAAATTATGATACCTCTTGTAGGAGAAATAAAAGAATTAAAATATGTTAAAGACGTAGTTGTAAGGGTAGCAGATGAAATAATACAAAAAGAGGGAATCAATTTAAAATATGAAGTAGGAACTATGATAGAAATTCCAAGAGCGGCTATTACAGCTGATGAAATAGCTAAAGAAGCTGAGTTCTTCTCATTTGGAACTAATGATTTAACTCAAATGACTTTTGGATTTTCAAGAGATGATGCAGGTAAATTTTTAAATGATTACTATGATAAAAAAGTATATGAGTTTGATCCATTCCAGAAGTTAGATCAAGTTGGAGTAGGAAAACTTGTAGAGACTGCTGTAAAATTAGGTAAAAAGACTAGACCTGACATTCATCTTGGAATATGTGGAGAACATGGAGGAGATCCATCTTCTGTAGAATTTTTCCACAATGTAGGACTTGATTATGTATCTTGTTCACCATTTAGGGTACCTGTGGCAAGACTTGCTGCAGCTCAAGCTCAAATAAAAAATCCAAGAAAGTAATTAAAAGTATAGTAATAGCTTAAAAAACCTTATAAAATGGTAATTGAAGCTATCTGTACTATGGCATTGTAACTTAATCTCACCATTGATTTTAAGTACAATGCCATATTTTTGTTAAAAATTAAAATTATTAGTGCTTCAAGCATTTTAATAAATCATAGTGTACAGAAATATCATTCCTATATTCATCAATAAAAATACGATATAGTATTCTGTCATTAATTAGAGTTTGTACAAATATGCCGTTCGAATAAATGTCATACTGTTCGTCTTCAAATTCAAATATCTCTTTATTAGCTTTTGTAGCTTCAATCATAGTTCTGTCAAAGATTTTAATTTTTTGAAAAAACATTTCTTCACAACTAATTACCATAATATACTCTCCTTTGTATTATTCAACATTTAATATATTCATCTTTTTATATTCTATTGTTATATAGAATTAGCTAGCTTGGGCTTAAATCCATTTTTAATCCAATAGTTTTTATTATATTGTAAAAGAACTTGCTTGTCATAATTGCTTTTCATTGCAACATTGTAGAAAAATTTTTGACTGTTTATACTATCTTTGCCTCTTCTATCGATTCGGGTATAAGATCCATCCATATTTAAAATTCTGGTTTTTATTGTATCCGATAAGGAAACAGCTAAAATTTCTTTTACTTTAGTTATTGCATCTTCATCTTCAACTGGGAATAACAATTCTACTCTTCTATCTAAATTTCTATTCATCCAATCTGCGCTGGAAAGATAAATTGTTTCATCTCCATCATTATAAAAATAATAAATGCGGCTGTGTTCTAAAAATCTTCCTACAATACTTTTTACAGATATATTTTCACTTATTCCTGGAATACCTGGTCTTAGACAGCAAATTCCACGTACAATTAAATTGATTTTTACTCCTGCACTTGAAGCTTTGTATAAAGCCTTAATAATTTTGGTATCTACTAAAGAATTCATTTTTGCAATGATTTTGGCAGGTTTACCCATGCTTGCATTTTCTGTTTCTTGAGATATCATATATAGAAATCGTTCCCTTAAATTTAAAGGTGCTAAGCTTAATTTGTATAGGTCAGTTGGGTGAGAGTGACCAGATAACATATTAAATATAGTGGAAGCATCTGAACCTATGTAAGGATTTGTGGTAAATAATCCTAAATCTGTATATAATTTAGCTGTAACATCATTGTAATTACCTGTACCTAAATGAACATAACGTTTAATTTCGTCACTTTCTTTACGAACAACAAGTAATATTTTACAATGAGTTTTAAGTCCAACCAATCCATAAATTACATGACAGCCTGCTTTTTCTAGACGTTTTGCCCAGAGAATGTTATTTTCCTCATCAAACCTTGCTTTTAATTCAACTAAAACTGTAACTTGTTTACCTTGTTCGGCGGCATTAATTAGAGATTCTATGATAGGGGAATTCCCACTTACACGGTATAAAGTTTGTTTTATTGCTAACACATTTGGATCTACAGCTGCTTGTTTTACTAAATTAATAATTGGATCAAAAGATTCATAAGGATGGTGTAATAAAATATCTTTTTTCGAAATTGCCTTAAAAATATCATTGGTTTTCAAATATTCAGGTGCAATTTGAGGTTCCATGGGATCATAAGTTAGATGACTATATCCTAATTTTTCAGTAAGTTTCGATAAGAAAGTTAAATCGATAGGACCGCTGATTTTATATTCTTGATCTTTTGAAATTTCTAGTTCCTTTTCAAGAATATGAAGCAGCCTTTTATCTATACCAATTTCAAATTCTAGTCTTACTTCATTTCCCCATTTACGCTGCTTTAGCGATTCTTCAATAGCTTCTAATAAGTCTTCTGCTCCCTCTTCATCTAAGGTTAAATCAGCATTACGTGTAATACGATAACAGCTTGAAGTTATGATTTTATGATTACTAAATAGAGAACATAAGTTCATCTTAATGATGTCCTCTAGAAAGATAAAAGCTTTTCCAACATTGGAAGGGATCTCAATAATCCTTTCTAATACAGATGGAACCTGTATGGTAGCAAAAGTGTATTCATTAATGCCCTCACTTTTTTTTAGTAATACTGCAATATTTAAACTGCGATTTAAAATTAATGGAAATGGCCTGCTATTATCAACTACCATAGGTGTTAATACGGGATAAATGTTTTTTAAATAATAATCTTCAACATATTCATGTTGTTGTTTATTAAGATTTTTAGCTTTAAAAAAGCATATATTTTGTTTCTTTAAAGCTAATTTCAAAGATCGATTATAACAATTTAATTGTTCATAAACTAATTTATGAACATGTATAGATATTTTATTCATTTGCTCTATTGGAGTCAATCCAGAAGCATCTGGCTTATTGAATCCAGCAGAAATCTGATCTGATAAGGAACCTACACGAATCATAAAAAATTCATCTAAATTAGAACTTACAATGGATTCAAATTTTAATCTTTCAAAAAGTGGATTACTGGTATCCTGAGCTTCTTCTAGAACTCTTTTATTGAATTCTATCCAACTTAATTCCCTATTTATGAAATTTTTAGGCAAATTGAAAATATTCATTTTCTCTTCCTTTCTTTCTCAAATTATATTATAGGTTTTATTCCTAATACTTCTTCGAAAAAATCTGAATTATGCATAAAATTCCATCCTTCTAAAATAATATCTTCTTTAGAATTTAAATTAGAATAAATTGATTTTCTTCATAAAGCTTTCCTGTCATAATAAATGTACATTTATTATGACAATTTCTACACTTCGTTTCTCTAATTATAGTATACTTTTAGGACTTGTTGTCGAAACTTTACATTTCTTAAACATACTTAACCTATAATTAACACTATACTAAAAAATTATTATGTTCTAGCGTAGTTAAGTTGTTGCAAATATTTTAGTTATTCAATAAAATTAGAGATAATGGTATTCTGTGTTTCTTGTTATAGGCGAATGTATAGTTTTCTAGATGCGTAAGAAAAGGAGAGAAAAATGAAGCGAATAGCTATTATTGATATAGGCTCAAACTCAATAAGATTGGTACTTGTGCAGATTAATGAAGATAATTGTTTCAGCATAATAGATGAAGTAAAAGAAACTGTACGTCTTGGAAAAGATATGACTATTTACGAAGAGTTAAATCCTTTAAAAATTGAAAAGGCCATAAAAACATTATCATTTTTTAAATGTTTATGTGAAGCACAAGGCATTACAGAAATTATAGCAGTAGCTACAGAGGCAGTGCGTAAAGCATCAAATCAATTAAAGTTTATAAATAGGGTTAAATCAGAATTAGGTATTGAAATAAGGGTATTATCAGGTACATCAGAGGCCTATTATGATTATTTTGGAAATATAAATACCATTGATATTTCTAATGCACTTTTAATGGATATTGGAGGAAGTAGTGCAGAACTTATTTGGGTGGAAAACAGAAAACTTAAGCATTCTATTAGTTTGCCTTTTGGTGCAATAAATTTGACAGAAAGATTTTATTTAAATGAAACTATAGATGAAAAAACAGAAAAGGATTTGAAAAAATTCATACTTTCTTTTTATAAAGAAGTGACATGGTTAAGAAAAATAGGAAATATTCCTTTAATTGGGATAGGAGGAACGTTTCGAAATATAGCAAAGATAAGTCGAAAAAAGAATGATTATCCTATGGATAACCTTCATAATTATCAAATTACATTAGAAGACGTGATGGATATATACAACATGGTTAAATTAAAGGATTGTGCAGAACGAAAAAAAATAAAAGGATTATCGAAAAATAGAGCAGATATATTTTTAGGTGCTGTTGGTGCTGTAGTTACTTTGTTTGATTTTTTAGAATTAAATGAACTTTATGTAAGTGGATGTGGAGTTAGAGAAGGAATTATTTATGAATATATTTTGAAAAGTAAAATACCTATAGTGAATATTTTAGATTTTTCAATAAACAATTATATGCTTAATTATGAAATGAATTTAAAGCATGCCAAGCAAGTATGGAAACTTACTGAATCTTTATATAATGACCTTAAATCAATATTAAATATAAATGATGATTGCTATAAAATTTTAAAAACTGCTGCCCTTCTTCACGATTGTGGAGTACGTATAAGCTATTATAATCACCATGCTCATTCTTTTTATATGATTTTAAACTCCAAAATAAATGGTTTATCGCATAAAGAACAGCTTATGGCTGCATATATAGCCGCCCTTCATAGGAAAAAGGATTTTAAAATAAATTTAGAAAAATATAAAAAAGTAGTAAATGAAAAGGATGTTGAAGTTATTGAAAAACTAGCTATTTTAGTACGAATTTGCGAGAGTTTAGATGGTGGCGTAAATAGCAATGTAAGCAGTATATCCTGTGATATAGAATCTGATACTGTAATCATGAGTATTGAATCCAAAACAGATCCATTTTTAGAAATAAATCAGGCATTAGAGTGTGCTCCGTCTTTTGAAAAAATTTTTAGTAAAAAGTTAATTATTAAAGTTAATTGATTTTTAAATAAAAATTTCATACTATTAAATAATAATAGTATGAAATTTTTTTTCTACGTATTTCCCCAAACTTATAATAAATTTAAGCTGATTAATATTATTAGAACACTTTTTTAGTAAATAGTAAAAAGAATTATGATTACATTTTGATATGTTTTTGTAATAATCTCTAGATATTTTCCAAAATTTTTGAGGAAAAGCTAAATAAGATATTATATATTTATAATCATCCAATGTTAATGGCAAAGTTTTTTCGTATAAATTTAAACATTCTAATGTTATATCTAGCTGCCAATTAGTAGAATTTCGCTTTAGAAATCTTCTTAAGAAATAGGAGATATCATGGGCACAATAGTCTGTGCTGCATTTATCAAAATCTATTATCCAAATTTTATTGTTATCATCAAATATTATATTTTTATTTACGTAATCTAGATGGCATAGGCAGGTATTTAAATTATCATAGTTTATAGAAGAAGATATTCTAGTGGACATTTGTGATAGCATAAGGTTGATTTCAAAATATTGTAGAAACAATTGTGAGAATTTATCTTTATATTTAACTGCTAAATTTGAGCAGTTTAACAGTTGCTTAAAATGTTTTTCAAAGGATATATATGTTTTTTCAAAATTAATTCTTTCAATACTACCTTTAATGGGGGTGAAGTTTTTGCTTACTTTATGCATTTTAGCTAAATTAGAGATGGACGCTAAAAGATGATCTTTAATGTTATAATTGCATTTAGTACCCGTTATCCAGGGAGTAAGCATAAAAAGCATATCGTTATATTTTACATATCGACCTCCATAAATTGTAGGCAATATTCTAGGAACTCTAATGTTATTTCTAAAAAGCCATTCTATGGCAGAATATACAAAAAGTAAATTTGCCTCATCGAAATATACTTTCTTTAAACAGTAATTTTTATTTAGATGACTTATTTTATATACTGCCCTCTGTTTATCTGTATTTTTAAATTTGATTCTATCTATAGATGCATTATTCATATTGTAATAGGGAAGTACATATTTTTTTACAGTTTTTTCAGATAACAAATCCATACAAAAACTCCTCAAAAGTTGTTCCTCTATAATAATATTAAGATACTTTTTATAATATACATTATTCTTAAAAAAAGAAATTTCACAAAATACAATATAACAAATTTCCCATATAGAGAAGAATAATTTTTACTAGTATGTGGGTAAAATAGAAATAAATATATAGCATTTACAGTAAAGTTACAGAATTATATTATATATTATATATTTATAAGTAAAATTGTGCAGTTTTAAAATTAAAAATTTTTTTTATTGAAGGATATTTAATTTTTGTAAAGAATATATATAGTATATTCCTTATTTGAGAAAAAAAATATTTATTTTTGAAGAAGGAATATAGTAATTTATGTCGAATATATTTATTCTTGAACATAATAATTTAAGATAGGTGGGGATTCGTTAGTGATATCGGAAGATGTCATTCAAAAAATAAAAGATGCAAGTGATATAGTAGATATCATATCTGAAAGTGTAAAGTTAAAAAGGGCAGGTAAAAATTATTTAGGATTATGTCCTTTTCATCAAGAAAAGACCCCATCTTTTAGTGTATCTGTGGATAAGCAAATATATAAATGTTTCGGTTGTGGTGAGGCAGGGAATGTAATAACGTTTGTTATGAAACTGAAAAAGTTAACTTTTCCCGAAGCATTGAAGATTTTGGCTGATCGAGCAAATATAGATCTGGATGAAAATGGTGATAAAAACAGTAATAGAAAAAATACTTATGAAAAACTTTATAGACTAAACATAGAAGCTGCCAGATATTTTTATAATTGTTTAAATAAAAATAAAATAGCTAAATCCTACATGTTAAATAGAGGAATAACAGAAAAAACCATGAATAAATTTGGCATTGGATATTCTGTTGACAGTTGGAATGATATGTTGATTTTCTTAAAGAAAAAAGGATTTACTGAACTGGATATGCTATCAGATGGACTTATAATTAAAAGTAAAAAGGGAAATTACTATGACAGATTTAGAAACAGAATAATTTTTCCCGTATTTGATTTTAGGGGAAAAGTTATAGGATTTGGAGGTAGAGTATTAGATGATTCTAAACCCAAATATTTAAATTCTCCAGAAACTCATCTATTTAAAAAAGGTATTAATCTCTATGGATTAAATTTTGCCATAAAAAATAATACTTCTAGAATGTTTATAATTGTGGAAGGGTACATGGACTGTATATCTCTTCATCAGTATGGTATAACTAATGCAGTGGCTTCTCTAGGTACAGCTCTTACTATAAATCAGGCAAAACTTATGGCTAGGTATGTTGATAAAGTTATAATATCTTATGATGCAGATGCAGCAGGTCAAATAGCTACGATTAGAGGCCTAGATATACTAAAGAGTGTAGGATTGGAAATAAGGGTTTTAGTAGTGCCACAAGGAAAAGATCCTGATGAATTTATTAGAAATAATGGAAGAGATGCTTTTTTAGAACTTGTAGATAAAGCTCTTCCCCTTATAGAGTATAGAATTCAAAGTATAAAAAATAACATGAATTTTAATAATTCTGAAGATACTATAAAGTATGTAGAAAAAGCACTAAAAATATTGTCTCAATTAGATCCTATAGAAAGAGAAATATATATAAAAAAGATATCGGAAGAAACGGGAATAAGAGATCAAGTACTATATGATATGTTGAATGATAATATTCAAAAAAATGTAAAAAAAAATGAAAAAGTGAATATAGATGATGCTTTTGGACAAAAATTATATTTAGAGCCAGCATATTTAAAGGCTGAGAGGGCTCTTTTGAAACTTATTTTAGAAAATGAAGAAGTGTTTAAATATGCGTTAGATAAAATAGAAGTTGATAATATTATATTAGAAAGTCATAAAAAAATATATAGTTATATAGTGGAAAATGTGAAATATGATATAGAAAAAAGAAAAAAAATTATAGAGTTAAATTGCCATGATGTAGATACTTCTAAAGAATGGGTTAACATTATGGAAACTAAAATAGAATATGACAACAGCAATTATAAAGATATGATAGATAATTATATAGATAAAATAGAAAGACATAGATTGGAAAAATCCAAGGAGCACATTATAAATAGAATAAAAGAATGTGAAGCTCAGGGAAATTTGAATGAATCTCTAAAACTGGCACAAGAATTAATTAAAATACAAAAAAGGATTGGTGAAATGCAGTAATGGTAAAAGGAGGCAATAAAATGAAAAGTAAGAGTGCAAAGCTACAGCTAGTTAAAAAAATCATAGAAAAAGGTAAAAAAAATGGCACCTTAACTTATAAAGAAATAATGGACGAATTAGAAGAGGTGGACTTAAGTCCTGAGCAAATAGAAAAAATATATGAAGCCCTTGAATCCATGGGAATAGAAGTAACTGGTGATGAACATGAAACAGAATCAAATGAGAAAACTTTAGATTTATCGGTTCCTGATGGAATTGCAATAGATGATCCTGTAAGAATGTATTTAAAAGAAATAGGAAAAGTACCACTGCTTTTACCAGAAGAAGAAATATCCCTTGCAAAAAGAATAGAAGAGGGAGACCTAATTGCCAAGAAAAAGTTAGCAGAAGCTAATTTGAGATTAGTAGTTAGTATAGCTAAAAGATATGTAGGTAGAGGAATGCTTTTCTTAGATTTAATTCAAGAAGGAAATCTTGGACTTATAAAGGCAGTAGAAAAGTTTGACTACAGAAAGGGATATAAATTTAGTACCTATGCTACATGGTGGATAAGGCAGGCAATTACAAGGGCAATAGCAGATCAGGCAAGAACAATAAGAATACCTGTTCATATGGTAGAAACCATAAATAAACTTGTAAGAGTTTCAAGACAGTTGCTTCAAGAACTTGGAAGAGAACCTCATCCAGAAGAAGTAGCTCAAATAATGGAGATGCCTGTAGATAAAGTAAGAGAGATTATGAAAATAGCACAGGAACCTGTATCTCTTGAAACCCCTATTGGAGAAGAGGAAGACAGTCACCTTGGAGACTTTATACCAGATGATGAGGCACCAGCACCTGCGGAGGCAGCAGCTTTTACGATGCTTAAGGAACAGCTTATAAATGTATTAGATACATTAAC
The genomic region above belongs to Clostridium sp. AWRP and contains:
- the ppdK gene encoding pyruvate, phosphate dikinase, coding for MNAKKYVYLFNEGNAGMRNLLGGKGANLAEMTNLGIPVPGGFTISTEACTKYYEDGKSISQQVIDQIYDALKNVEETTGKKFGSIDNPLLVSVRSGARVSMPGMMDTILNLGLNDDTVIRLKKLTGNERFAYDSYRRFIQMFSDVVMGIEKREFEDVLDDVKNAKGVKYDTDLDASDLKNIIQKFKDIYKKEVNEDFPQDPKEQLIQSVTAVFRSWENPRAIIYRRLNDISGDWGTAVNVQSMVFGNMGETSGTGVAFTRNPSTGEKSIFGEYLINAQGEDVVAGIRTPQPITKLKEDLPECYSQFMSIANKLENHYKDMQDMEFTIEQGKLYFLQTRNGKRTAQAALRIAVNMVDEGLITKEEAILKVEPKQLDTLLHPNFDSDELKRATVIANGLPASPGAACGKIYFTADDAKKHHDQGEKVILVRLETSPEDIEGMAASEGILTVRGGMTSHAAVVARGMGTCCVAGCGDLVVSEKEKLFKRLDKVYKEGDYISLDGSTGNVYGEPIKTVAPEISGDFGIFMGWADSIRKLGVRTNADTPRDANQAISFGAEGIGLCRTEHMFFDEDRIPEMREMIVSKTEDQRRKALNKLLPRQKKDFIGMYEAMEGKPVTIRFLDPPLHEFLPTETDDVESLANEMGVSFQELKDTIDSLHEFNPMMGHRGCRLTVSYPEIAEMQTRAIIEAAIDVKKRKGYDIVPEIMIPLVGEIKELKYVKDVVVRVADEIIQKEGINLKYEVGTMIEIPRAAITADEIAKEAEFFSFGTNDLTQMTFGFSRDDAGKFLNDYYDKKVYEFDPFQKLDQVGVGKLVETAVKLGKKTRPDIHLGICGEHGGDPSSVEFFHNVGLDYVSCSPFRVPVARLAAAQAQIKNPRK
- a CDS encoding RNA degradosome polyphosphate kinase yields the protein MNIFNLPKNFINRELSWIEFNKRVLEEAQDTSNPLFERLKFESIVSSNLDEFFMIRVGSLSDQISAGFNKPDASGLTPIEQMNKISIHVHKLVYEQLNCYNRSLKLALKKQNICFFKAKNLNKQQHEYVEDYYLKNIYPVLTPMVVDNSRPFPLILNRSLNIAVLLKKSEGINEYTFATIQVPSVLERIIEIPSNVGKAFIFLEDIIKMNLCSLFSNHKIITSSCYRITRNADLTLDEEGAEDLLEAIEESLKQRKWGNEVRLEFEIGIDKRLLHILEKELEISKDQEYKISGPIDLTFLSKLTEKLGYSHLTYDPMEPQIAPEYLKTNDIFKAISKKDILLHHPYESFDPIINLVKQAAVDPNVLAIKQTLYRVSGNSPIIESLINAAEQGKQVTVLVELKARFDEENNILWAKRLEKAGCHVIYGLVGLKTHCKILLVVRKESDEIKRYVHLGTGNYNDVTAKLYTDLGLFTTNPYIGSDASTIFNMLSGHSHPTDLYKLSLAPLNLRERFLYMISQETENASMGKPAKIIAKMNSLVDTKIIKALYKASSAGVKINLIVRGICCLRPGIPGISENISVKSIVGRFLEHSRIYYFYNDGDETIYLSSADWMNRNLDRRVELLFPVEDEDAITKVKEILAVSLSDTIKTRILNMDGSYTRIDRRGKDSINSQKFFYNVAMKSNYDKQVLLQYNKNYWIKNGFKPKLANSI
- the ppx gene encoding exopolyphosphatase, with the translated sequence MKRIAIIDIGSNSIRLVLVQINEDNCFSIIDEVKETVRLGKDMTIYEELNPLKIEKAIKTLSFFKCLCEAQGITEIIAVATEAVRKASNQLKFINRVKSELGIEIRVLSGTSEAYYDYFGNINTIDISNALLMDIGGSSAELIWVENRKLKHSISLPFGAINLTERFYLNETIDEKTEKDLKKFILSFYKEVTWLRKIGNIPLIGIGGTFRNIAKISRKKNDYPMDNLHNYQITLEDVMDIYNMVKLKDCAERKKIKGLSKNRADIFLGAVGAVVTLFDFLELNELYVSGCGVREGIIYEYILKSKIPIVNILDFSINNYMLNYEMNLKHAKQVWKLTESLYNDLKSILNINDDCYKILKTAALLHDCGVRISYYNHHAHSFYMILNSKINGLSHKEQLMAAYIAALHRKKDFKINLEKYKKVVNEKDVEVIEKLAILVRICESLDGGVNSNVSSISCDIESDTVIMSIESKTDPFLEINQALECAPSFEKIFSKKLIIKVN
- a CDS encoding CotS family spore coat protein codes for the protein MDLLSEKTVKKYVLPYYNMNNASIDRIKFKNTDKQRAVYKISHLNKNYCLKKVYFDEANLLFVYSAIEWLFRNNIRVPRILPTIYGGRYVKYNDMLFMLTPWITGTKCNYNIKDHLLASISNLAKMHKVSKNFTPIKGSIERINFEKTYISFEKHFKQLLNCSNLAVKYKDKFSQLFLQYFEINLMLSQMSTRISSSINYDNLNTCLCHLDYVNKNIIFDDNNKIWIIDFDKCSTDYCAHDISYFLRRFLKRNSTNWQLDITLECLNLYEKTLPLTLDDYKYIISYLAFPQKFWKISRDYYKNISKCNHNSFYYLLKKCSNNINQLKFIISLGKYVEKKFHTIII
- the dnaG gene encoding DNA primase, whose amino-acid sequence is MISEDVIQKIKDASDIVDIISESVKLKRAGKNYLGLCPFHQEKTPSFSVSVDKQIYKCFGCGEAGNVITFVMKLKKLTFPEALKILADRANIDLDENGDKNSNRKNTYEKLYRLNIEAARYFYNCLNKNKIAKSYMLNRGITEKTMNKFGIGYSVDSWNDMLIFLKKKGFTELDMLSDGLIIKSKKGNYYDRFRNRIIFPVFDFRGKVIGFGGRVLDDSKPKYLNSPETHLFKKGINLYGLNFAIKNNTSRMFIIVEGYMDCISLHQYGITNAVASLGTALTINQAKLMARYVDKVIISYDADAAGQIATIRGLDILKSVGLEIRVLVVPQGKDPDEFIRNNGRDAFLELVDKALPLIEYRIQSIKNNMNFNNSEDTIKYVEKALKILSQLDPIEREIYIKKISEETGIRDQVLYDMLNDNIQKNVKKNEKVNIDDAFGQKLYLEPAYLKAERALLKLILENEEVFKYALDKIEVDNIILESHKKIYSYIVENVKYDIEKRKKIIELNCHDVDTSKEWVNIMETKIEYDNSNYKDMIDNYIDKIERHRLEKSKEHIINRIKECEAQGNLNESLKLAQELIKIQKRIGEMQ
- the rpoD gene encoding RNA polymerase sigma factor RpoD — protein: MVKGGNKMKSKSAKLQLVKKIIEKGKKNGTLTYKEIMDELEEVDLSPEQIEKIYEALESMGIEVTGDEHETESNEKTLDLSVPDGIAIDDPVRMYLKEIGKVPLLLPEEEISLAKRIEEGDLIAKKKLAEANLRLVVSIAKRYVGRGMLFLDLIQEGNLGLIKAVEKFDYRKGYKFSTYATWWIRQAITRAIADQARTIRIPVHMVETINKLVRVSRQLLQELGREPHPEEVAQIMEMPVDKVREIMKIAQEPVSLETPIGEEEDSHLGDFIPDDEAPAPAEAAAFTMLKEQLINVLDTLTPREEKVLRLRFGLDDGRARTLEEVGKEFNVTRERIRQIEAKALRKLRHPSRSKKLKDYLD